The DNA region AAGTTAGGAATAGGaacttaataaaaatcaatgtaaaCGCATTACGTGTTCTTGGGATCACTGCCTGTGATAAGTCGCCATTCCTGGCCTTCAAGAGCAGGATAACATATTTTGAGTGGCATATCTGCAACTAATTGAGCCCATTTTGTTTCTATAAGGTCCAATATTGCATGTGACTGATCTGGCGTCGCAAGACTGCTTACAATAGACCATAAATTTCCAAGAGAAAACATACGGAAGTCCATGTGAGCTGGCTGCAGATTTCCAATCAAATAGCCTCCTTTACTGGGCATAAATTCCACCAGCCAGGAAGGGATCTGATCTGGGTATATGTTGAACTTATTAACAGCATCAAATGAGTATTCCTCTGTCTGGTAACGGTAGATCTCATTGAGCTTTCTCATATCAATCCAGTAATATTCCCTAATGTGGAAAGACAATGCAACTAGACGATTATTAAGTGCTCGTATAAGGTCGGCTGATGCATCCTCAGGAGCAAGCATCTCACGTGCACAAAGTAATGCTGAATAAAAGAGCGCCTGCAAGGACATGCATCATTGTGTACAAAGTTATGTCATTCATCTTTTCTCTTACACAGGAAAAATGCTCATCAACAATCAACATGCACCAGAAGCTTTAGCTTTTGCAAACAAAATAACAGATTGCCTATAAAGAGTCTTAACTCAAATCTCAGTCCCATGTAATGGTTCTTATGTTCTCTTGTAGTCATTGCAGAATTTTTAACTTGAATTCTAGCATTGCAAAATAACATGTGCAACCTTTATGCTTCATAGTTAACATATATGCCACATGTCAGCTTTATCAGCTTCTAAAGAAACCAGCATGTTTATCTCATAAAATCCATAAGCAACAGGTCTTTCTATTCTTCTAGAATGGGCcctaaattaagaaaataacaataataataagaaaaactaaaataaataaataactaaacaaTGATACTTGTATCAAAGTAGTATTTAAAGTTATTAAAGAAAACCTGAATTTCCAAAGGATGTCCATGAATTCCCATGCGACGATCTATCATGCAAGAGCCATCAGTGACCAATAAAGTAGGAAACATATCAAAACCATCAGCAAGACACAactttaaaatcatttttatccCAGTTTGCACATCAACTCTCTCTTGCACTGATAAATCTCCAGAACATTTTCCATATGCTCGTAACAATATAATCCACCACAATCCTGAGTAAAGTTATATTATTAACAAATCAAAAATCATAAAGCCACACATATTTTCAAAGAGAAATTATTAGCCAAAAATGTTATTTCTCACCAGAATCAACTGGTGCCACACGGCCAATTGCTGCTTCACCAAAGTCGGGATCCAATACATCTTCAGTTGCAGAATCATCACCATCTAGGGGAACTGTGCGCACCTTGAAACTGGCAGGCATCAGTCCTTGACCAGGACTATGGCAATCCATGGTTTTCTCCCAACTCTGTCAAGAGGAGTGTTAATCGCTCGTCTagattaggaagaaaaaaaaacatacaactCAAAGACAACATCTGCAACAAGTAAGATTCTTGTGCTAagacttacaaaaaataaaagattcttGTGCTAAGGGGAGTTTTCCAAACAAAGAACCTATTAAGCATGAAGTTGAccagattattttttaatgtggcCCCCAAGAAAGCAAGACATTTGGTATGTACTCCTTGAGCAATTTTCCCTACGTAAAATGTTCAGAAATAGTTCATTTACCATAGTTTAAATCAGATAACCAATTAGTGCTTCCCTAAGATTAcatttatagaaaaataaaatagaagaatcTAGTTCAGAACTGGCTTAAGCATGTGTTAGTTGTGATAATAGAAAACAACTCCtaggccaaaatccaaaatttgctttaaaccccaaaaaaaaaaaaaaaaggaaataagaaTACATCACATGAAAGAGAATCTTCCCTTCAGTAAGCATAAGGAGAttgatcaaataattaatcaagagAAATCATATTACCTGCAACTGAAGGGTGTACAGAATGAAATTTCGTACAATGTCATACTCTCCCTTTAAAAGGAAAGCTATCCCAGAAGGTATGAAATCTCTAATAAAGACCTGATCATAGTTCAGAATACTAGAGCTGCTTGGGTCATTAGCAGCGATGGTTCCAATTGGATTATTACAATAATAAACAATGGAGTCCCTCAGCAAGTTCCATGCTTCATCCTCAATCAGATTTACCCTACCTGCAAGCATCGTATCTTTGATTGTTCCGGCTGCAGCCGACTTGCCATTTGTAGTAAGACCTCCCTTTTCATGTTTCAATTGTTCACCTATCCCAAATTCTTCAGTACTTAGTTCACTGCTCGTTCCATTGACAGGCACTGATGGTATACTTTCTTCCCTCCCCATGACCCAGGTCTCATTATGATCCTCTGCAGTCACCCCACTCACACTTTCAGCCTGTTGGCATTTGCAACCGATAGATTCCACTCTACTAACATCAGTCTTCCCACGAAAAACACCACCTCTACACTGTAATGCATAGACCCGCCTGCAACTCTTTAACACTCGCATGGAGACTGGAAATTTTTCCCTTGTATTATTGACATTGGCTTTAATTGCATGAACCGAGTTAAAATTGTTGGTACTTTTATCAGAATGATGAAGGCCAGGTAACAAAGACCCAGATAGAACTTGTAGAATTGCTTCTGACGTAGCCattgccaaaaaagaaaaaaacactaatTTTCAAATCTACACCTCTGCGAACTACCTCTTGATTTGGTTAAAGGCACCTATGCAAAACAAAATAGGCTCAAACCATCAACATATAATTCCGTAAAAAAAGCTAGAACACATAAATTTGATAGAAAATAGTCCACACAACGAAACTTGAAATGAACTCTCATATAGAAAATCATCATGATTAAGTAACACcaagattttattatttaataataaaaattcaagcCAACGCAGGCTACAGGAACCAAAATATGTTTCTGTTCCTGTAttcttgtttggttgctgagaaaacacGAAgggtgaaagaaagaaagaaagaaagaaagaaaccaaaacaaTATTTGCCTCAGTtttctcaccaaccaaacaGAAAGTACCAATTCCCGTTTCTTCATTCATCATCTTcagtaaaagacaaaaaagaagaagacaaaaggGAAATCTCAAACACTGAGAATTGAATTCCagtagaaaaaagagaagaacaaaCAACGTTGCACCAGGCATGTGGGGGGGAAACTTGGGAGAGGGTGCCCATCATCATTCATCCATTATACATGTGCATGGGATATCAGAGTAGTGGAGGGTTTGCTTACCTATTTCTCATTCATTCAGTTAATCATCTTCGCTTGCCATTTGTCTCCGCCTGATTTTCTTCGGAGTTTGGGGTTTTAATGGGATTGCTCGCTACTCGGCAGGAACCAAGGATGAGACCCAGTCACTCACGCCAAATCGTCACAGTTTTGGCAACCCAGAAGATCAGACAGGATAAAGATTCACTTAATAACATTATCAagcaatgtaaaatattttcttatacaatttatttatcTAAATAAATTTCAgataagttgaaaaaaaaaacaaaaaaaaacacaataattgGATGTTGTAATCGGTATAGAGTAATATACttggtaccatctttttatcatcttaaagctgatgtgacttttaaaatcaccattaaattttagataaattatacttgaattttaatccaatagtgattttaaaagccacatcagctttaagaagattgtaggaggataaaaagatggtacctagcattactcatccGTATATCATTTATttgctttttaaattttagttaatatttaCAACTTTTTGAGTGCAAACAATAATGATTTAGTCCcgaagaggtagctcaatcagctaaAAGTCTAAGACTAcccctaatgaagcggaggtcattagtttaacacgaggagtcatgattttttttttttttttttttttcacaattaaGATGTCACTtttaaccaatttttattttctttcttttctgaaCAATGATTAATACAAGAGTTGAACCGTATTATGTTAATAACAATTgagataattataagataaaaatgtaattcttAAGGTAACTCGTTATATTTGTTTGAAGAGAAAGTGCATTTATACTTAAtgagttttcttcatttaaattCAACGGTTTTAAATGTCAGTTTTTCCTTGTTAATGAAGCTGTAAAAGATGTTAATTGCATGGAAAAAGGACTAGCAAATGTACCTACCTAATCAAATTGCTATTCGATTTCTCTTAATTTTGGTAAATTGCAGTGTTTTTCTACAGCAGTCATATTTGTTACATCAGATCACGTGAATTCCCTTGGGCGCTACACATAATTGGGAGTCTAATTACATCTTCCTTTCTAAATTGCAAAGTTACTCTTCCTGCAAAAAATATGTAGGGCTCAGGTCACAACAACTTATACGTCGTCCATATTCTGATCATTATCATGGTCTCCTTCATAATATTCATCGTCGCGCTGAATGTGCTTGTCTTGGGCTTGCTCTgaaaatggccaaaattttAATGGAATCAACAAATGCACAACAGCTGAGAAAGAAATTCAAGTGGTAAAAATTTTGTTAGGGTTCTTGGATGCATATGAGTTTTCATTTTACTTACGATCCATGCGCTCATCGGGGTCTCGCTCGTCTTCATCGAAATCAGGAACATAAAAGTCGGGTGGAACCTGCAAAAGACAAACCAATGTATGATCACTTTCGTAAACTTTAAAATGGGAAAAATCAGCAGAAGCTAAACTTAATTGTAGCTATCAAAGGCCATCCAAGAGAATGGCATAGCAAGTAAATAAAAGTGTAACCAAATCGTACAACAAATTTCACTTTCTAGAAATAAAGCGGGTTCGGCAACATTTGTATTCAACTCACCTCTTGCATTTGTACACCAGGAGCATGTTGGATGCTGCGAAGATTTTCGAAGACCTGCATTTTGATTGTGCTAAGGTACGATTTGCTGTTTAAGTTCTCCTGCTCAAGCAATGGGGAGGaaaaatatagaagaaagaatgagagagagagcttcAATGCTGATAATCTCTGTAGCACAATGAAAACTAAGTTTTTAAAAGTGTTCATAGATATGCTCAATCTGCCATGTAAAACCAATCAGTTTACATGTCCCAAAACCAGCTAATTACCATAACAATAATTGGTTTGGCAATGAAATTGATGCATGAATGAAGTAAAATGCACTAGTAACATTAGATTTCTTAGAAATTACATACTATGTGCCCATTTGGAATCCTCAACGAGTATTCTGGACCAAAATATTTGATATACTCATTTTCTGGGATCTctgcaagaaagaaaaaattgataaatgaaACATgaaacatgaaacaaaaagaatcAGAATACTAGTTATAGCAAGGTTAGAGCATTCACACCCGGCTCTTTAAACTTAGCTAATTTATCTAATAAAAAgtcactttttctattttagctacctACTTTTCAAATACACTCTCCATCCCACTCTCTAAAactctctctatttttattaaaatatatatatatattttaaatttttatctcatgtttctctctcctccatATCTCTCTCGCCACTCTCTCTCCTCCAAATATCTCTCTCGCATCTCTTGCGTCTCTCTCGCTGCCATCATGAAGCTGCGCAACAACAACTGTTGGTTCCATGGCTCGTTGTCCAAATCTCGCTCGGATCCCAGGGCTCGCTGTCTAGATCTCGCTTGTCGGTGAAGCTTGCTGTCCCACCGTGGTTGTCACCACCGTGTTGTTCTTGTCCTTCACTCAGTCTATCATGTTGCAAAGGAGAGAGAAAGTGGGAAAATAGAGAGATGGAGAacaggaaagagaaagaggaagaggaaaaaaaaaggggaaaatgcagtttacccccttgaagtttcaggagtttttcaattttaaccccaaagtttaaaaattgacaatctacccccctgaagtttcaaaaattggcaatttaaaccttccgtttaatttttccgttaaattggacggaaattttttaaaaaaagcctgagggcaataatgtaattttatagatttccgtccattttgacggaaaaattaaacggaaggtttaaattgccaatttttgaaacttcaggagggtagattgccaatttttgaactttggggttaaaattgaaaaacccctgaaacttcaggggggtaaactgcatttttcccaaaaaaaaatgaataaaaattttgagaggagagagaatgagtaatttttttttgccttttacaAATGCTTGCAAAAACCCTCTCCAAATTGGAAAACCGGATTTAAGGAGATTTTTGGTGATTTTTGCTACAGAGCTAGCTAAATTAGCTAAAAAGTTAATTTGTTAAGTGGGATGTGAATGTGCTAACCATCATAATAGGTGGTTTCTCCctataaaataggaaatacatTCTTAATAGGCAGTCAACAGAAAGCAGATGGCATAAGCAAAAGCTGGAGTTATGCCcaagaaatatgaaaatacaGGATGATTATTTTACATATAGGACAGACATAACTGGTTACAGCTTGCATACATAGGGCCAACACTGCATAAACTACTAAAAATGCCACATGGAAAAACTAATTTTCTGGTtacaaatgttttgaaaatagtaaatacatacatatcatatcatatctccccaccatcctttttttttcttttcatttttagtgTGAAAACTGaagaaagtttttaaaaagggCCAGgctttaataaaaagaaaaaaatctccAACTTCAAAAGGTAACTACACACAATAGGATATATCAACCAAAACAATGCCAAACAttgtaattaaattaaattcttaCACTAAATCAAACACAATCTCTTGAATATGTTGCATGTCTTTCACCCCTCGATTAGTTttagtgattttcttttttgttttgcccATGTTAATTAGGTGGTTCCTTTCGTATATTCTCTATGTACTTAGCAACACATTAcgcttttaatgagattgatacgttataaaaaaaaaatcttccaccCCTTCTCAtagtaaacaagaaaaaatgtaaatagAATTCAACATCTCATGTTGGCATTCTAAAAGCGACAtatcatttgatgatttggacATTGATTTCTGGATCTGAGGTAATGTAACCAGAAAAGATCAATTGCACTTACCATGATAAGAattagtaataataaaaataaaagatatccaAAACGTCATGGCATATCtgcaaattaaatattaaaaagaaggaGCATCTAATTAGCATACCATTGGGAAGTTCTGTATCCAGAAGAACTCCAGTTTCCACAGCCCAACATCGAGCAACGTTCTCTTTCGTATATCCCCCACCTCCAGTTACCTGCACAAGAGGTTACTCTCTGTATGTCTGATATATGATACTAATGAACTATAAGTTTtggtcaaaataaaaaaacataccaGTAAAGGCAAATTAAACTTCTTCACAAACCTAACACATTCAGCATGCCCTGTAAGAAGCATCAGAATGTCACCAAAAAGTAAATTTTGCAATCAAAGCTGAGCCACTGCAACTAATTCAAGACCAATTTAAAattgacagtttttttttttttttttgggtggggggtgggggtggtATAAGCATAACAGgtgaggagaaaaaaaaataataattacaaggaGTATGCACCATCAATGGAGAGATTGAAGCAGCCTAAGCGGTCCCCAGCTAGTGAATCTGCCCCACATTGGAGAACTATTGCACCTGGTACATATGTTTCAACAACCTTGGAAATAATCTACAACATGGAAATTTGCAACCAAAAGTTTATACTTGGCATGATCAAGCCACAAAAAAAGATATCAATCTCGAATTATTTGCTTATTGCCAGAACTTACACTCTTAAAAAGTCTGGTGAAGCTGGAATCATCTATTCCATCCTTGAGCGGGACATTTATGGCATAAAACTTCCCTTCCCTTTCTCCTATTTCCTTCAGTACAAAACAGTAGCAATAAACATCACTCATAATTCAACTACATACCATTCTTGTGTTCCAAAAGTCCTATGCTaatacaaatttaaataataaacaGGACAGAGTAGGAATAGGACCAGTGAGCATGCAAAAGATCTTTGAAGGTCAAGCGCTCCCTGGGAATGGTTTGTGTACGAACTATACTTTTTTTACATTAGCTAATTCTAAGGCTTTGATATGTTCTTACAACTGTAATGATGGGCAAAGCAGAGGGtaactaatttggtcacttgaCAGGCACTGCTCAGATGGTTCTGGAAATTTATGGCCAAAGTGTGGGTGTAAATGCCCATTTGAGAGTAATAGGTGATGTTCTAGGTGGAACAAAACTAGTGTGCTAATTCAATGTTCTTTTAGACTTGGTTGCATATGTGCATAATATCTATCACTCAATAAAAAGTACTTGTTCGCGCAAAATCCTCTTTTAAGTTCAACTAGGAATTCAGGTTCTTCATGATATTCGATTACATTATTATTGACACTTTCATGATATATGGAATATA from Corylus avellana chromosome ca10, CavTom2PMs-1.0 includes:
- the LOC132163496 gene encoding alkaline/neutral invertase E, chloroplastic, with the translated sequence MATSEAILQVLSGSLLPGLHHSDKSTNNFNSVHAIKANVNNTREKFPVSMRVLKSCRRVYALQCRGGVFRGKTDVSRVESIGCKCQQAESVSGVTAEDHNETWVMGREESIPSVPVNGTSSELSTEEFGIGEQLKHEKGGLTTNGKSAAAGTIKDTMLAGRVNLIEDEAWNLLRDSIVYYCNNPIGTIAANDPSSSSILNYDQVFIRDFIPSGIAFLLKGEYDIVRNFILYTLQLQSWEKTMDCHSPGQGLMPASFKVRTVPLDGDDSATEDVLDPDFGEAAIGRVAPVDSGLWWIILLRAYGKCSGDLSVQERVDVQTGIKMILKLCLADGFDMFPTLLVTDGSCMIDRRMGIHGHPLEIQALFYSALLCAREMLAPEDASADLIRALNNRLVALSFHIREYYWIDMRKLNEIYRYQTEEYSFDAVNKFNIYPDQIPSWLVEFMPSKGGYLIGNLQPAHMDFRMFSLGNLWSIVSSLATPDQSHAILDLIETKWAQLVADMPLKICYPALEGQEWRLITGSDPKNTPWSYHNGGSWPTLLWQLTVACIKMDRPEIALKAVEIAERHISGDKWPEYYDTKRGRFIGKQARLYQTWSIAGYLVAKLLLANPSAANILINEEDSELANAFSSMISGNPRRKRGQKRRSFII
- the LOC132164070 gene encoding histone deacetylase 9 isoform X2 — translated: MQRPHKAYPVELAQFHSADYVDFLHRITPNSQHLFSNELAKYNLGEDCPVFENLFEFCQIYAGGTIDAARRLNNQLCDIAINWAGGLHHAKKCEASGFCYINDLVLGILELLKHHARVLYIDIDVHHGDGVEEAFYFTDRVMTVSFHKYGDMFFPGTGDVKEIGEREGKFYAINVPLKDGIDDSSFTRLFKSIISKVVETYVPGAIVLQCGADSLAGDRLGCFNLSIDGHAECVRFVKKFNLPLLVTGGGGYTKENVARCWAVETGVLLDTELPNEIPENEYIKYFGPEYSLRIPNGHIENLNSKSYLSTIKMQVFENLRSIQHAPGVQMQEVPPDFYVPDFDEDERDPDERMDQQAQDKHIQRDDEYYEGDHDNDQNMDDV
- the LOC132164070 gene encoding histone deacetylase 9 isoform X1, with the protein product MRSKDRISYFYDGDVGSVYFGPNHPMKPHRLCMTHHLVLSYELHQKMEIYRPHKAYPVELAQFHSADYVDFLHRITPNSQHLFSNELAKYNLGEDCPVFENLFEFCQIYAGGTIDAARRLNNQLCDIAINWAGGLHHAKKCEASGFCYINDLVLGILELLKHHARVLYIDIDVHHGDGVEEAFYFTDRVMTVSFHKYGDMFFPGTGDVKEIGEREGKFYAINVPLKDGIDDSSFTRLFKSIISKVVETYVPGAIVLQCGADSLAGDRLGCFNLSIDGHAECVRFVKKFNLPLLVTGGGGYTKENVARCWAVETGVLLDTELPNEIPENEYIKYFGPEYSLRIPNGHIENLNSKSYLSTIKMQVFENLRSIQHAPGVQMQEVPPDFYVPDFDEDERDPDERMDQQAQDKHIQRDDEYYEGDHDNDQNMDDV